A section of the Acropora muricata isolate sample 2 chromosome 4, ASM3666990v1, whole genome shotgun sequence genome encodes:
- the LOC136914477 gene encoding protein N-terminal glutamine amidohydrolase-like, whose protein sequence is MQAKTSVEVNGEITPSKCVYTSCYCEENVWKLCEQIKNEKKEILNEHFAVFVSNEKRQVPLWMQKSAKDPLAPVVWDYHVILLRQVEGRCLVYDLDSILPFPCPFEQYSQQAVQNDKQLKKKFHRKFRVVPAEVFLRTFASDRSHMKTPNGEWIKAPPPYSPIRTSESTMNLEEFIDMTEEGEGEVMDYKAFVRNFAAVTN, encoded by the exons ATGCAGGCGAAAACTTCAGTGGAAGTCAATGGAGAAATCACACCTTCTAAATGTGTTTACACTAGCTGTTACTG tgaagaaaatgtttggaaattgTGTGAGCAgatcaaaaatgaaaagaaagagatccttaatgaacattttgcagtttttgtatcaaatgaaaaaagacag GTTCCTTTATGGATGCAAAAGTCAGCAAAAGATCCACTTGCTCCTGTAGTATGG GACTACCATGTCATTCTCCTACGTCAAGTCGAGGGCCGTTGTCTAGTGTATGACTTGGATTCCATCTTACCATTTCCTTGTCCATTTGAACAATATAGTCAACAAGCGGTACAGAATGATAAGCAGCTTAAAAAGAAGTTCCACAG aaaattcagaGTTGTACCAGCAGAAGTATTCCTGAGGACATTTGCTTCTGATCGGTCACACATGAAGACGCCAAATGGTGAATGGATTAAAGCACCACCACCATACTCTCCAATTAGAACATCAG AGAGTACAATGAACCTAGAGGAATTTATAGACATGACAGAAGAAGGTGAAGGGGAGGTCATGGACTACAAGGCATTTGTCAGAAATTTTGCTGCTGTGACAAACTAA
- the LOC136914478 gene encoding UDP-N-acetylglucosamine transferase subunit ALG13-like has product MESENVVFVTVGTTSFDQLIETTSNEQFIELLKRKGYQSLVLQIGRGVSEPQRLQRDDFSMQHYRYKDSIAADIQRASLVISHAGAGSMLEVLHAGKPLIVVINELLMDNHQLELASQLSEEGHLYYATCSTLLETLKERDLSLLNPYSSGKPDRFSLCMDKVMGFCS; this is encoded by the exons ATGGAGAGTGAAAACGTAGTATTTGTAACAGTTGGAACGACAAGCTTCGACCAACTAATTGAAACCACTTCCAACGAGCAATTTATTGAG cttttaaaaagaaaaggctATCAAAGTCTTGTTCTTCAAATTGGAAGGGGAGTATCTGAGCCTCAGAGATTGCAAAGAGATGACTTTTCCATGCAACATTACAGATACAAAGATTCAATAGCTGCTGACATTCAAAGAGCATCACTTGTGATCAGTCATGCAG GGGCAGGAAGTATGTTAGAGGTTTTGCATGCAGGCAAACCACTCATTGTTGTAATAAATGAACTCTTAATGGATAATCATCAGCTGGAGTTAGCAAGTCAACTTTCAGAGGAGGGGCATTTATATTATGCAACCTGCAG CACACTACTAGAAACATTAAAAGAAAGAGATCTGTCACTGCTTAACCCATATTCCTCTGGGAAACCCGATCGTTTTTCCCTTTGTATGGACAAAGTGATGGGATTTTGTTCATAG